One segment of Pan paniscus chromosome 20, NHGRI_mPanPan1-v2.0_pri, whole genome shotgun sequence DNA contains the following:
- the CABP5 gene encoding calcium-binding protein 5 — protein MQFPMGPACIFLRKGIAEKQRERPLGQDEIEELREAFLEFDKDRDGFISCKDLGNLMRTMGYMPTEMELIELGQQIRMNLGGRVDFDDFVELMTPKLLAETAGMIGVQEMRDAFKEFDTNGDGEITLAELQQAMQRLLGERLTPWEISEVVREADVNGDGTVDFEGDIDGVWWGAGAATAGIHFQLTVRFSKLATPSHSSPSLRMEAGGRFWKHLFCPFLPRLFISKSLVSLTSGGSEEHLSQGPFLPMLRTPFRLAHSFCEVLRKFFCSSPWKLSQQTLLC, from the exons atGCAGTTCCCCATGGGCCCTGCCTGCATCTTCTTGAGGAAAGGCATTGCTGAGAAACAGCGG GAAAGACCACTGGGACAAGATGAGATTGAAG AGCTGCGGGAAGCATTTCTTGAGTTCGATAAGGACCGAGATGGGTTCATCTCTTGTAAGGATCTGGGGAATCTCATGAGGACGATGGGTTACATGCCCACGGAGATGGAACTGATTGAGCTCGGCCAGCAAATCCGCATGAACC TGGGTGGCCGTGTAGACTTTGATGACTTTGTGGAGCTGATGACCCCCAAATTGCTTGCAGAAACAGCTGGGATGATCGGTGTCCAGGAGATGCGGGATGCCTTCAAGGAG TTTGACACGAATGGAGATGGGGAGATCACCCTGGCGGAGCTACAGCAGGCCATGCAGAGACTCCTGGGGGAGCGGCTCACCCCCTGGGAGATCTCTGAGGTTGTCCGGGAGGCTGATGTTAATGGAGACGGCACCGTTGACTTTGAAGGTGACATTGACGGGGTGTGGTGGGGAGCGGGGGCAGCCACCGCAGGAATCCACTTCCAACTCACTGTCAGATTTTCCAAGTTGGCCACTCCTTCTCACTCCTCTCCAAGTTTGAGAATGGAAGCGGGTGGCAGGTTTTGGAAGCATTTGTTCTGTCCCTTTCTTCCCAGGCTATTCATTTCAAAGAGCTTGGTGTCCCTCACTTCCGGTGGCTCCGAGGAACACCTCAGCCAAGGCCCTTTCCTTCCCATGCTCAGGACGCCCTTCCGCCTTGCCCATTCCTT CTGTGAAGTCTTACGGAagtttttctgttcctctccatgGAAGTTATCACAGCAGACCTTGCTGTGTTGA